TTCCCCCACATCGATTCTCCTGATTGATCTCGATCACTTCAAGAATATTAACGATACTTACGGCCATTCGAAAGGCGATACTGTTCTGAAGGAGTTTTCCTCTTTCCTTGAAGGTGTTCTCAGGATTAACGACTCGGTATTCAGATACGGAGGAGACGAGTTCGTATGCGTTCTTCCGGGGACGGGTTACGAACAGGCGGAGAGGATTTCCCACCGGTTCATCGAAAAATGCCGGGAGACGGAGTTTTCGAGGATACGTCTTACGATGAGCATAGGGATAGCATCGTGTCCTGGTGATGGAAAGGAGTGGGCCGGGCTTTTCGATACCGCTGATCAGCGTCTTTACAGCGCAAAGAGGCATGGTCGAGACAGGATAGGCAGCCGACAGACCGGCGTACGCAGCCTGATAATTCCCACGAAGGAGATTGTCGGCCGTAATGATGAACTTCTGGAAGTAATGCGTTATACAGGATCTTCCTCGGATATTAAGGGGGGGACGTTCTGCATCAGCGGTGAGATAGGTGTGGGCAAATCCAGGTTTGTCAGAGAGATCATTGATTCAAAGCGATTCAAGTCCTTCCGGTTTCTCGGCAGCATGCTTTCCGCCACCACTCATTCCATTCCCTACTTCCCGTTTCGGGAGCTTATCCGTTCGATAATCCGGATGAGCGACGGACTGGATCTCGATGATATCCCGCAGACTTACAGGATAGAACTTACGAAGATCGTTCCCGAGCTGTCGGACTATCTTGCGAAGAGCGCCGGTGAAGTTCTCATGGTTGATAAGTTCCGGCTGTTCGAGGGAGTGAGAAGGCTTCTTGAGCAGCAGGTTGCCGGAGGGCCTCTCATCATCTCTCTTGATAACATTCACTGGGCGGACGAAGGCTCGCTTGAACTTCTCCATTACGTTATCAGAGCGTTCCGGAGCAGTCCCATACTGTTCCTTCTCATATACCGTATTGAAGAAGCAGACAGGGAGTGCTTTCAGAGGATACTTAACAACATGTCCCGCGAAGGTCTGTTCAACCGAATCACACTTGAACCTCTTGATGAATCTGATGTGTCCAGGATGCTCTCCATGATAATTGACAGGATTCCATCTCCTGCCCTTACCGGTTACATTTTCAGGAAAACGGGAGGAAATCCGTTCTTCATCGAGGAACTCATGAAGTCACTTCACGAAAGCGGAGCTTTTTACTGGAACGCTGATAATTGGGAATTTCGCGAAGATATGGCTGACAGGATTCCTCATTCAATCGAAGACGTGATTGACAGGAAGCTTGACCTGAT
The sequence above is drawn from the Candidatus Aegiribacteria sp. genome and encodes:
- a CDS encoding diguanylate cyclase, giving the protein VGREYIDDLTGLYNRRFLRVKSVEHLRIIDEEASPTSILLIDLDHFKNINDTYGHSKGDTVLKEFSSFLEGVLRINDSVFRYGGDEFVCVLPGTGYEQAERISHRFIEKCRETEFSRIRLTMSIGIASCPGDGKEWAGLFDTADQRLYSAKRHGRDRIGSRQTGVRSLIIPTKEIVGRNDELLEVMRYTGSSSDIKGGTFCISGEIGVGKSRFVREIIDSKRFKSFRFLGSMLSATTHSIPYFPFRELIRSIIRMSDGLDLDDIPQTYRIELTKIVPELSDYLAKSAGEVLMVDKFRLFEGVRRLLEQQVAGGPLIISLDNIHWADEGSLELLHYVIRAFRSSPILFLLIYRIEEADRECFQRILNNMSREGLFNRITLEPLDESDVSRMLSMIIDRIPSPALTGYIFRKTGGNPFFIEELMKSLHESGAFYWNADNWEFREDMADRIPHSIEDVIDRKLDLMSAEARSLIEHAAVIGREFDFGFLLEMTDWNEGQLFDMMD